One part of the Aliivibrio fischeri ATCC 7744 = JCM 18803 = DSM 507 genome encodes these proteins:
- the rplK gene encoding 50S ribosomal protein L11: MAKKVEAYIKLQVAAGMANPSPPVGPALGQHGVNIMEFCKAFNAKTESIEKGLPIPVVISVYNDRSFTFVTKTPPAAVLLKKAAGVKSGSGRPNTEKVGTVTDAQLQEIAETKAADMTGADIEAMKRSIAGTARSMGLVVEG, from the coding sequence ATGGCTAAGAAAGTTGAAGCTTATATCAAACTGCAAGTTGCAGCAGGTATGGCGAACCCAAGTCCACCAGTTGGTCCTGCACTAGGTCAACACGGTGTGAACATCATGGAATTCTGTAAAGCGTTTAACGCAAAAACAGAATCTATCGAGAAAGGTCTACCAATCCCAGTAGTTATCTCTGTATACAACGACCGTTCTTTCACGTTCGTTACTAAGACTCCACCAGCAGCAGTTCTTCTTAAGAAAGCTGCAGGCGTTAAGTCTGGTTCTGGTCGTCCAAACACTGAGAAAGTTGGTACTGTTACTGACGCTCAACTACAAGAGATCGCAGAAACTAAAGCTGCGGACATGACTGGTGCTGACATTGAAGCTATGAAGCGTTCAATTGCTGGTACTGCTCGTTCAATGGGCCTAGTGGTAGAG
- the nusG gene encoding transcription termination/antitermination protein NusG, whose protein sequence is MSEAPKKRWYVVQAFSGFEGRVSQSLREHIKMHNMEELFGEVLVPTEEVVEMRAGQRRKSERKFFPGYVLVQMIMNDESWHLVRSIPRVMGFIGGTSDRPAPITDKEADAILNRLEQASEAPRPKTLFEAGEVVRVTEGPFADFNGTVEEVDYEKSRLKVSVSIFGRATPVELEFSQVEKN, encoded by the coding sequence ATGAGTGAAGCTCCAAAAAAACGTTGGTATGTAGTTCAAGCTTTTTCAGGCTTTGAAGGTCGTGTATCTCAATCGCTACGCGAACATATTAAAATGCATAACATGGAAGAGTTATTTGGTGAAGTACTAGTACCAACTGAAGAAGTGGTAGAAATGCGTGCTGGCCAACGTCGTAAAAGCGAACGTAAATTTTTCCCTGGTTACGTTTTAGTGCAAATGATCATGAATGATGAATCATGGCACTTAGTACGTAGTATTCCACGTGTAATGGGGTTCATTGGTGGTACTTCGGATCGCCCTGCACCAATTACTGATAAAGAAGCGGATGCCATTTTAAACCGTCTTGAGCAAGCGAGCGAAGCTCCACGTCCTAAGACATTGTTTGAAGCTGGTGAAGTGGTTCGTGTTACTGAAGGCCCATTCGCAGACTTTAACGGTACTGTTGAAGAAGTGGATTACGAGAAGAGTCGCTTAAAAGTATCTGTATCTATCTTTGGTCGTGCAACTCCAGTAGAACTAGAGTTCAGCCAAGTAGAAAAAAACTGA
- the secE gene encoding preprotein translocase subunit SecE, which produces MKTNTETTETSGAADTVKWLLVLVLLSAAVVGNYLLADLSVVIRAAGVVALIAAAGGIAAFTAKGQTAIAFARESRMEVRKVVWPTRQETTQTTFIVLAVCIVMALILWGIDGIMVRLIGLITGV; this is translated from the coding sequence ATGAAAACAAATACTGAGACAACAGAAACTTCAGGCGCAGCTGATACAGTAAAATGGTTACTTGTTTTAGTTCTATTATCTGCTGCTGTTGTTGGTAATTACTTACTAGCTGATTTATCTGTTGTTATTCGAGCTGCCGGTGTGGTTGCATTAATTGCTGCTGCTGGTGGTATTGCTGCTTTCACAGCAAAAGGTCAAACTGCAATTGCATTTGCTCGTGAATCAAGAATGGAAGTTAGAAAGGTTGTTTGGCCTACACGCCAAGAAACAACACAAACAACTTTCATTGTTCTAGCTGTATGTATCGTGATGGCTCTGATTTTATGGGGCATTGATGGTATTATGGTTAGACTAATTGGCTTAATCACAGGTGTTTGA
- the tuf gene encoding elongation factor Tu has translation MSKEKFERTKPHVNVGTIGHVDHGKTTLTAAICTTLAKIYGGVAKDFASIDNAPEERERGITISTSHVEYDTPARHYAHVDCPGHADYVKNMITGAAQMDGGILVVAATDGPMPQTREHILLGRQVGIPYIIVFMNKCDMVDDEELLELVEMEVRELLSEYDFPGDDLPVIQGSALGALNGEKEWEDKIVELAEALDSYIPEPERAVDQPFLLPIEDVFSIQGRGTVVTGRIERGILRVGDEVEIVGIKETTMTTCTGVEMFRKLLDEGRAGENVGALLRGTKRDDVERGQVLAAKGSINPHTKFESEVYVLSKDEGGRHTPFFKGYRPQFYFRTTDVTGDITLPEGVEMVMPGDNVQMTVELIAPIAMDEGLRFAIREGGRTVGAGVVAKIFA, from the coding sequence ATGTCTAAAGAAAAATTTGAACGTACGAAACCGCACGTAAACGTTGGTACTATCGGCCACGTTGACCACGGTAAAACAACTCTAACAGCTGCTATCTGTACTACACTTGCAAAAATCTACGGCGGTGTAGCTAAAGATTTCGCATCAATCGATAACGCTCCTGAAGAGCGCGAGCGTGGTATCACAATCTCAACTTCTCACGTTGAGTACGATACTCCTGCACGTCACTACGCACACGTTGACTGTCCTGGACACGCCGATTATGTTAAAAACATGATCACTGGTGCTGCTCAAATGGATGGTGGTATCCTAGTTGTTGCTGCAACAGATGGTCCAATGCCACAAACTCGTGAGCACATCCTACTTGGTCGTCAAGTTGGTATCCCTTACATCATCGTATTCATGAACAAATGTGACATGGTTGATGATGAAGAGCTTCTAGAACTAGTTGAAATGGAAGTTCGTGAACTTCTTTCTGAGTACGACTTCCCAGGTGATGATCTACCAGTAATTCAAGGTTCAGCTCTTGGCGCTCTAAACGGCGAAAAAGAGTGGGAAGACAAGATCGTTGAGCTTGCAGAAGCACTAGATTCTTACATCCCAGAACCAGAGCGTGCTGTTGACCAACCGTTCCTACTACCAATTGAAGATGTATTCTCAATCCAAGGTCGTGGTACAGTTGTAACTGGTCGTATCGAGCGCGGTATCCTACGCGTAGGTGACGAAGTAGAAATCGTTGGTATCAAAGAAACAACAATGACTACTTGTACAGGTGTTGAAATGTTCCGTAAACTGCTTGACGAAGGTCGTGCAGGTGAGAACGTTGGTGCACTACTACGTGGTACTAAGCGTGATGACGTTGAACGTGGCCAAGTACTTGCTGCTAAAGGTTCAATCAACCCACACACTAAATTTGAGTCAGAAGTGTACGTTCTTTCTAAAGATGAAGGCGGCCGTCACACTCCTTTCTTCAAAGGTTACCGTCCACAGTTCTACTTCCGTACAACTGACGTAACAGGCGACATCACTCTACCTGAAGGCGTAGAAATGGTAATGCCAGGTGATAACGTTCAAATGACGGTTGAGCTAATCGCTCCAATCGCAATGGACGAAGGTCTACGCTTCGCGATCCGTGAAGGTGGCCGTACAGTTGGTGCTGGTGTTGTTGCTAAAATCTTTGCTTAA
- the coaA gene encoding type I pantothenate kinase, whose protein sequence is MNSYLTFTREHWAELRKSTPMTLTEKELTSLRGINENISIDEVSEIYLPLIRLLQLHIDSHREKNIILEKFLSHQDIKSPFIIGIAGSVAVGKSTTARIIQTLLKQLLPNLDTQLVTTDGFLYPNEVLKVKNIMHKKGFPESYDTNSLVSFVSDVKSGKKSVSAPLYSHLTYNVTGERKVIESPDILIIEGLNVLQNSNDYPDEQHHRFVSDFLNFSIYVDASAEQLKEWYVERFLKLRESAFKENGSYFSHYTELSTTDSIKKAQHIWDTINGLNLVENILPTKNRASLILSKGENHSINQVAIRK, encoded by the coding sequence GTGAACTCTTATTTAACATTTACTCGTGAGCATTGGGCTGAATTGCGAAAATCGACGCCTATGACACTTACAGAAAAAGAGTTAACGAGCTTACGAGGCATCAATGAAAATATAAGCATTGATGAAGTGAGTGAAATTTATTTGCCTTTAATTCGCTTATTGCAATTACATATTGATAGCCATCGCGAAAAAAACATTATTTTAGAAAAATTTCTTTCACACCAAGATATAAAATCCCCTTTTATTATTGGTATAGCGGGAAGTGTTGCAGTAGGAAAAAGTACAACAGCAAGAATCATTCAGACTCTGCTCAAACAGTTATTACCAAACTTAGATACTCAACTGGTGACAACAGATGGTTTTCTTTATCCTAATGAAGTTCTAAAAGTTAAGAACATCATGCATAAAAAAGGCTTTCCAGAGTCTTATGATACCAACTCATTGGTTTCTTTTGTTTCTGATGTAAAATCGGGAAAAAAATCGGTATCGGCACCTTTATATTCACACCTGACTTATAACGTAACCGGTGAGCGAAAAGTTATTGAATCACCAGACATCTTGATCATTGAAGGTTTAAATGTACTTCAAAATAGTAACGATTATCCTGACGAACAGCATCACCGTTTTGTGTCAGACTTTCTTAACTTCTCAATATATGTAGACGCATCGGCAGAACAACTTAAAGAATGGTATGTCGAACGTTTTTTAAAATTACGAGAAAGTGCTTTTAAAGAAAATGGATCTTATTTTTCGCACTACACAGAACTGTCTACAACTGACTCAATTAAGAAAGCTCAACATATTTGGGATACGATTAATGGCCTCAATCTTGTGGAAAACATTTTACCAACAAAGAATCGAGCTAGTCTTATTCTTTCAAAAGGTGAAAACCATTCAATTAATCAAGTAGCGATAAGAAAGTAA
- the birA gene encoding bifunctional biotin--[acetyl-CoA-carboxylase] ligase/biotin operon repressor BirA, with translation MKEHTKKLEILRLLSDGHFHSGEELGEQLNISRAAISKHINVIQSWGLEIYKVKGKGYSLSTPIELLQQELVSHNKLPKPEVLGVVDSTNQYLLNNMTSLECGQSCIAEYQSAGRGRRGRSWVSPFGGNIYLSLYWRLDDGLAATMGLSLAVGIAVVEALEKLGCRNLKLKWPNDIYWNNRKLGGVLIELSAQSGGAAHVVIGIGINVDLSERFTTEIDQPWVDLKTILGQNHIRNKLANALLVSLEETMKEFECFGLSRFVERWNKYDNFKGQEISLQLGNGTVTGVCNGIDAQGALLLINADGLTAYNGGEISIKKQ, from the coding sequence ATGAAAGAACACACTAAAAAACTTGAGATCTTAAGACTGCTTAGTGATGGACACTTTCATTCAGGTGAAGAGTTGGGTGAACAACTTAATATTTCTCGAGCCGCAATAAGCAAACACATTAATGTGATTCAGAGTTGGGGACTTGAGATTTACAAAGTAAAAGGTAAAGGTTACTCACTCTCAACTCCTATTGAGTTATTACAACAAGAGTTAGTTTCTCATAATAAGCTACCGAAACCTGAAGTTCTTGGCGTTGTTGATTCAACAAATCAGTATTTGCTAAATAATATGACCTCTCTTGAGTGCGGACAATCTTGTATAGCTGAATATCAATCTGCTGGACGAGGTCGAAGAGGGCGTTCATGGGTATCTCCATTTGGAGGAAATATCTATTTGTCTCTCTATTGGAGATTGGATGATGGCCTTGCTGCTACAATGGGATTAAGTTTAGCTGTTGGTATTGCTGTTGTTGAGGCTTTAGAAAAATTAGGTTGTAGAAATCTTAAATTAAAGTGGCCTAATGATATTTATTGGAATAACAGAAAGCTAGGTGGTGTTCTTATTGAACTTTCAGCCCAATCAGGTGGCGCCGCCCATGTCGTCATTGGTATCGGGATAAATGTTGATCTTAGTGAACGATTTACTACTGAAATAGACCAACCTTGGGTTGATTTAAAAACGATTCTTGGCCAAAACCACATCAGAAATAAATTAGCGAACGCATTATTAGTTTCGCTTGAAGAAACGATGAAAGAGTTTGAGTGTTTTGGTCTATCCCGTTTTGTTGAAAGATGGAATAAATACGATAACTTTAAAGGCCAAGAAATTTCGCTTCAATTAGGAAATGGTACCGTTACAGGAGTTTGCAACGGTATTGATGCCCAAGGTGCGCTGTTACTTATCAATGCTGATGGTCTAACAGCTTACAATGGCGGTGAAATATCGATAAAGAAACAATAG
- the murB gene encoding UDP-N-acetylmuramate dehydrogenase produces MQILLNKTLKPYNSFSVNESADLIIQADSIEDLIDIWSDKKYTDMTKLPLGRGSNTLFCNHFNGVVVLNRLFGKSVTETDTDYLLKISSGEDWPALVEWCVDNGFAGIENLAMIPGCAGSAPIQNIGAYGLELKDICESVEYLDLETLQIKTLKNSECLFGYRESIFKHELKDRCIITAITLRLNKQWQPVLAYGPLSDLRNSKTTPKNVFDKICEIRSKKLPDPNVIGNAGSFFKNPVISEDHYLALCETYPNLPAYDVTEGKKIAAGWLIDNAGLKGFKINGAQVHQEQALVLINTGTATSEDILELANYVKNIVLDMYDIELEHEVRFYLNGEESFLSELFDERTH; encoded by the coding sequence ATGCAGATTTTACTTAATAAAACACTTAAGCCTTATAATAGTTTTTCAGTTAACGAGAGTGCTGATTTAATCATTCAAGCTGATTCTATAGAGGATCTAATTGATATTTGGTCTGATAAAAAATACACAGACATGACAAAACTACCTTTAGGGCGAGGGAGTAATACCTTATTTTGTAATCACTTTAATGGTGTCGTTGTTCTTAATCGACTTTTCGGAAAATCAGTAACAGAAACGGATACTGATTATTTGCTGAAAATTTCTAGTGGAGAAGATTGGCCTGCATTAGTTGAGTGGTGTGTTGATAATGGATTCGCCGGCATTGAGAATCTAGCAATGATTCCAGGTTGTGCAGGCTCTGCTCCTATTCAAAATATCGGTGCTTATGGTCTTGAGCTAAAAGATATATGTGAGTCTGTTGAATATTTGGATCTTGAAACACTTCAAATTAAAACATTGAAGAATTCAGAATGTTTATTTGGTTATCGAGAATCTATTTTTAAGCACGAGCTCAAAGATCGTTGCATCATTACAGCGATAACACTTCGTTTAAATAAACAATGGCAGCCTGTTCTTGCTTATGGCCCATTGAGTGATTTACGAAATAGTAAAACCACACCTAAGAACGTATTTGATAAAATTTGTGAAATTCGAAGTAAAAAACTCCCTGATCCAAATGTGATTGGAAATGCAGGTAGTTTCTTTAAGAATCCTGTTATATCAGAAGATCACTATTTAGCCTTATGTGAAACTTACCCTAATTTACCTGCTTATGATGTCACTGAAGGGAAGAAAATAGCAGCTGGTTGGCTTATTGATAATGCTGGTTTAAAAGGTTTCAAAATTAATGGAGCCCAAGTACATCAAGAACAAGCGTTGGTGCTAATTAACACTGGTACAGCGACATCTGAAGATATTTTAGAGTTAGCAAATTATGTAAAAAACATTGTCTTAGATATGTATGATATTGAACTTGAACATGAAGTTAGATTTTATCTAAATGGTGAAGAATCTTTTTTATCGGAGCTCTTTGATGAAAGAACACACTAA
- a CDS encoding GNAT family N-acetyltransferase produces the protein MNLTVSHLDKLRLPLLHKIYKENYPSGKPKGKEEIIVIEGDKKILGAMRIKTYEECHFLTGMMIIKERRGESLGSQLLFKLNEFLSLEHCYCFCEPQLSEFYLKNDFIHIDKKNIPYVLKSKHDRYTNTGKELDILLYKKTNN, from the coding sequence ATGAATCTTACCGTTTCTCATCTAGACAAATTACGCCTTCCTTTATTGCATAAAATCTACAAGGAAAACTACCCGTCAGGAAAGCCTAAGGGAAAAGAAGAAATAATAGTAATAGAGGGGGATAAGAAAATCTTAGGGGCTATGCGTATAAAGACCTATGAAGAGTGTCATTTTTTAACAGGAATGATGATAATCAAAGAAAGAAGAGGCGAGAGTCTTGGAAGCCAACTGTTATTTAAGCTAAATGAATTTTTATCATTAGAACACTGCTATTGCTTTTGTGAACCTCAGTTAAGTGAGTTTTATTTGAAAAACGATTTCATTCATATAGATAAAAAGAATATTCCTTATGTACTCAAATCTAAGCATGATAGATATACAAATACTGGAAAAGAATTGGATATCCTTCTCTATAAAAAAACTAACAATTAG
- the pssA gene encoding CDP-diacylglycerol--serine O-phosphatidyltransferase produces MNLKPQESKEQLSKLPMLSQNPENIKILHTAADFRYELLKQIENAQQRIYIVALYLENDDAGREIFTALYEAKQKNPTLDINVLVDWHRAQRGLIGAEKSDGNAALYREFSEKYEHSINVLGVPVRNKEVFGVLHLKGFIFDDTVVYSGASLNDVYLAHKDKYRFDRYHVLNNALLANSMVSFIKKTLIASPAVNCLSQQNRPDTKSLKPEIKELRKQLGLANYQFTSQTRKEGEVGITPLVGLGRKGNKLNNYIRTLLASATSEITICTPYFNFPKPIAKELKKALRRGVKVTIIVGDKTANDFYISPEEEFKTIAGLPYLYEINLRNFAKANETYIASRQLSLNLWKHENNSFHLKGMWVDKEYTLITGSNLNPRAWKLDLENGLLLQDPEQLLVDTKQAELDVILEHTQLIGSYKQVDKLDSYPVEVKKLIKRIKRIKADHILNQIL; encoded by the coding sequence ATGAATTTGAAACCTCAAGAAAGTAAAGAACAGCTATCTAAGCTCCCAATGTTGTCTCAAAATCCTGAGAATATTAAGATTCTTCACACCGCTGCAGATTTTCGGTATGAACTTCTTAAACAAATAGAAAATGCACAACAACGCATTTATATAGTTGCACTTTACTTAGAAAATGATGATGCTGGTAGAGAAATCTTTACCGCTCTGTATGAAGCTAAACAGAAAAATCCGACACTAGACATTAATGTTCTTGTTGATTGGCATCGAGCTCAAAGAGGACTTATCGGTGCTGAAAAGAGTGATGGTAACGCAGCGTTATATCGAGAATTTTCTGAAAAATATGAGCATTCAATAAATGTCCTTGGTGTTCCAGTAAGAAATAAAGAAGTTTTCGGCGTTTTGCATCTAAAAGGTTTTATCTTTGACGACACCGTTGTTTATAGCGGCGCTAGCTTAAATGATGTATACCTTGCCCATAAAGATAAATACCGTTTCGACAGATACCACGTTTTAAATAATGCTCTTCTTGCTAATTCAATGGTTTCATTTATTAAGAAAACATTGATTGCTAGTCCTGCTGTAAATTGTTTATCACAACAAAATAGACCTGATACAAAATCCCTTAAGCCAGAAATTAAAGAGTTAAGAAAGCAGCTCGGTTTAGCAAACTACCAATTTACGTCTCAGACAAGAAAAGAAGGTGAAGTTGGTATAACACCTCTTGTTGGCTTAGGAAGAAAAGGGAATAAATTAAATAATTATATTCGCACTCTTTTAGCATCAGCCACATCTGAAATTACAATCTGTACTCCTTACTTCAACTTCCCTAAACCTATTGCAAAAGAACTTAAAAAAGCACTACGACGAGGAGTGAAAGTAACAATTATTGTCGGTGACAAAACTGCTAATGATTTCTACATTTCACCTGAAGAAGAATTTAAGACTATTGCAGGGTTACCATACCTATATGAGATAAATCTAAGAAACTTTGCTAAAGCTAATGAGACTTACATTGCTAGCAGACAATTATCTCTTAACTTATGGAAACATGAGAACAACAGTTTTCATCTAAAAGGTATGTGGGTAGATAAAGAATATACACTAATTACAGGTAGTAATCTAAACCCAAGAGCATGGAAACTAGATCTTGAGAATGGACTATTATTGCAGGATCCTGAACAGTTACTTGTAGATACGAAGCAGGCTGAACTAGATGTAATCTTAGAACATACACAATTAATTGGTTCATATAAACAAGTAGATAAGCTTGATAGTTATCCTGTTGAAGTAAAAAAATTAATCAAAAGAATTAAGCGAATTAAAGCAGATCATATACTGAATCAAATTCTATAA